The following are from one region of the Mesorhizobium sp. B2-8-5 genome:
- the glgC gene encoding glucose-1-phosphate adenylyltransferase: MAEIKRTQPLARDAMAYVLAGGRGSRLRELTDRRAKPAVYFGGKTRIIDFALSNALNSGIRRLGVATQYKAHSLIRHLQRGWNFLRPERNESFDILPASQRVSETQWYEGTADAVYQNIDIIEAYGPEYMVILAGDHIYKMDYELMLRQHVDAGADVTVGCLEVPRMEATGFGVMHVDKKDNIIAFVEKPADPPGIPDKPEFALASMGIYVFKTKFLMEQLRRDAAEPGSSRDFGKDIIPYIVQHGKAIAHRFAKSCVRSSHESEPYWRDVGTVDAYWEANIDLTDVTPELDLYDRDWPIWTYAELKPPAKFVHDEDGRRGEAISSLVSGDCIVSGASLRRSLIFTGARINSYSKLEEVVMLPDVTVGRKARLKRVVIDHGVQIPEGLVVGEDPALDAKRFRVSEKGICLITQDMINKLSTP, from the coding sequence ATGGCAGAGATCAAAAGAACCCAGCCGCTGGCGCGCGATGCCATGGCCTATGTGCTGGCCGGCGGCCGCGGCAGCCGCCTCAGGGAGCTGACCGACCGGCGCGCCAAGCCCGCCGTCTATTTCGGCGGCAAGACGCGCATCATCGATTTCGCCCTCTCAAATGCGCTCAACTCCGGCATCCGCCGCCTCGGCGTCGCCACCCAGTACAAGGCGCATTCGCTGATCCGCCACCTGCAGCGCGGCTGGAACTTCCTGCGGCCCGAGCGAAACGAAAGCTTCGACATCCTGCCGGCATCGCAGCGCGTGTCCGAAACGCAGTGGTATGAAGGCACGGCCGACGCCGTCTACCAGAACATCGACATCATCGAGGCCTACGGACCCGAATACATGGTGATCCTCGCCGGCGACCACATCTACAAGATGGATTACGAGCTGATGCTGCGCCAGCATGTCGACGCCGGCGCCGACGTCACCGTCGGCTGCCTCGAAGTGCCGCGCATGGAGGCGACCGGCTTCGGCGTCATGCATGTCGACAAGAAGGACAACATCATCGCTTTCGTCGAAAAGCCGGCCGATCCGCCGGGCATTCCGGACAAGCCGGAATTCGCCCTGGCCTCGATGGGCATCTATGTCTTCAAGACCAAGTTCCTGATGGAACAGCTCCGCCGCGACGCGGCCGAGCCCGGCTCCAGCCGCGACTTTGGCAAGGACATCATCCCTTACATCGTCCAGCATGGTAAGGCGATCGCCCACCGTTTCGCCAAATCCTGCGTGCGTTCCTCGCACGAGTCCGAGCCCTACTGGCGCGACGTCGGCACGGTGGACGCCTATTGGGAGGCCAATATCGACCTCACCGACGTCACGCCCGAGCTCGACCTCTACGATCGCGACTGGCCGATCTGGACCTATGCCGAATTGAAGCCGCCGGCAAAGTTTGTGCATGACGAGGACGGGCGCCGCGGCGAGGCGATCTCCTCGCTGGTGTCGGGCGACTGCATCGTCTCCGGCGCATCGCTGCGCCGCAGCCTTATCTTCACCGGCGCCCGCATCAATTCCTATTCCAAGCTCGAGGAAGTGGTGATGCTGCCCGACGTTACTGTTGGGCGTAAGGCGCGCCTCAAGCGCGTCGTCATCGACCATGGCGTGCAGATCCCCGAGGGGCTGGTGGTCGGCGAGGATCCGGCGCTGGACGCCAAGCGTTTTCGCGTGTCGGAGAAGGGCATCTGCCTGATCACCCAGGACATGATCAACAAGTTGTCGACCCCGTAG